From one Nitrospira sp. genomic stretch:
- a CDS encoding DUF3365 domain-containing protein, with amino-acid sequence MMKWTTVISFLAVLGVSGFPTRGYAADVPSVAPEAVADYVYAVVQSHRAFYTTHVVQLLEEQGVAKAGGDWTTQKKTIPLPVQVINETSQKFSAKFSGLRYQLISQWPINVKNAPRDQVDKSSLESLSMRPERPVSRIIKIEDQTYFRAIYPDIAASQACVSCHNSHPNSPKKDFQVGDIMGGLIIEFPVENR; translated from the coding sequence ATGATGAAGTGGACCACAGTCATCAGTTTCCTTGCAGTGCTTGGTGTGTCTGGCTTCCCGACGAGAGGCTACGCAGCTGATGTCCCAAGTGTGGCTCCTGAAGCCGTTGCAGACTATGTGTATGCTGTGGTCCAAAGTCACCGTGCCTTCTACACGACTCATGTCGTCCAACTGTTGGAGGAGCAGGGAGTGGCAAAAGCGGGTGGGGACTGGACGACCCAAAAGAAGACCATTCCATTGCCGGTTCAAGTCATCAACGAAACCAGCCAAAAGTTTTCCGCGAAATTCAGCGGCCTTCGATATCAGTTGATCAGTCAGTGGCCTATCAATGTAAAAAATGCTCCTCGTGATCAAGTAGACAAGAGTAGCCTGGAGAGTCTGAGCATGCGACCGGAACGCCCGGTCTCTCGAATCATCAAAATTGAGGATCAAACGTATTTTCGTGCGATTTATCCCGACATCGCTGCCAGTCAGGCTTGTGTTTCCTGTCACAATAGTCATCCAAACAGTCCGAAAAAAGATTTCCAGGTTGGCGATATTATGGGTGGCTTGATCATCGAATTCCCCGTCGAAAATCGGTAA
- a CDS encoding efflux RND transporter periplasmic adaptor subunit: MNKLGGKVILILVIIAFLAILFYRINEGQHEAVALQKSAVETAITPVALTRAKVVDPNESITLPGNIVGWYEAPIYARVEGYVKAWYKDYGDIVKKGDVLAEITTPDLDAEYKQAHADLESERAMNALAQLTAQRYVAMREHQALSEQAISVQLAEAQAAAAKVKAAEQKVKNIEAFIGFKKITAPFDGVVTQRNINVGDLVSKEGNLSGTDSKNNLFTVAEVDKLRLFVNVPEAFGPFLTTGLAADVTVPQIPNRHFNFKFLTVAKGFDVNTRTAVTVFTIDNKDRALWPGSYASVHLTAPVDRKVMTIPTSALVFQEHGTQVAVVVDDDRLHFKPITVAKIYDNFIEVSEGLTGNDRIVNNPSAALLEGDKVRVVTAVAGYDIVGTQTKAAESTDSKH, from the coding sequence ATGAATAAGTTAGGTGGAAAAGTCATTCTGATTCTGGTCATCATCGCGTTTCTTGCCATACTGTTTTACCGCATCAATGAGGGCCAACACGAGGCGGTTGCCCTTCAGAAGAGTGCAGTAGAAACGGCCATTACTCCGGTGGCCCTCACTCGGGCCAAGGTGGTAGACCCGAATGAGTCGATTACGCTCCCAGGGAATATCGTCGGTTGGTATGAAGCGCCTATTTACGCGCGTGTCGAAGGGTATGTGAAGGCTTGGTACAAGGACTATGGAGACATCGTAAAGAAAGGCGACGTCCTGGCTGAAATTACCACGCCGGACCTCGACGCCGAGTATAAACAGGCTCATGCTGATCTGGAATCCGAGCGTGCCATGAACGCGCTGGCTCAACTGACCGCACAACGCTATGTCGCCATGCGGGAGCACCAAGCACTTTCGGAGCAGGCGATCTCCGTTCAGCTTGCAGAGGCTCAGGCTGCGGCCGCGAAGGTGAAGGCGGCTGAGCAAAAAGTGAAGAACATCGAAGCCTTCATCGGCTTTAAGAAGATCACGGCCCCGTTCGACGGAGTCGTGACTCAGCGAAACATCAATGTCGGTGACTTGGTGAGCAAGGAGGGGAATCTCAGCGGGACCGATTCCAAGAACAACCTCTTTACGGTGGCGGAGGTCGATAAACTACGCCTCTTCGTGAACGTACCCGAAGCGTTCGGCCCATTTCTCACCACTGGTCTAGCGGCTGATGTGACGGTCCCTCAAATCCCCAATCGTCATTTTAATTTCAAGTTTCTGACGGTTGCGAAAGGGTTTGACGTGAACACACGCACGGCGGTGACAGTATTCACCATCGACAATAAGGATCGAGCACTCTGGCCAGGGTCCTATGCCAGTGTTCATCTGACCGCTCCGGTCGATCGAAAAGTCATGACCATACCGACGAGTGCGTTGGTGTTCCAAGAGCACGGCACCCAAGTAGCCGTGGTGGTCGACGACGATCGGCTACACTTCAAGCCGATCACGGTTGCCAAGATCTACGACAATTTCATCGAAGTGTCCGAGGGACTCACCGGGAACGATCGGATCGTCAACAATCCCAGCGCCGCCTTGCTTGAAGGCGACAAGGTGCGAGTCGTCACGGCGGTGGCCGGCTATGACATCGTCGGTACGCAAACCAAGGCAGCGGAATCGACTGACTCAAAACACTGA
- a CDS encoding SulP family inorganic anion transporter → MDKIQPSRDEKPPNGVRGLKYWRHDLLAGLQVSLLALPLSLGIALASGAPPVAAVMSAIIAGFAFPLLGGTYVTIGGPAVGLAPASLAGMFVLGQGNVDTGYPLFLVAVCLSGAIQVLLSRYDIGRLAMYFPSSVLQGMLMAIGVLIIIQQLPAFLGHSGFYYTRDISEAFRRLPEQILDLNIDVFSIGLIGLIILFILNSPILNKYPWLRTQSPLLVVIWGVVAGWVLHIPNENLISVPTDILTQGVHFPDFTAVLARSELWFGLFTTVTILTLINATESLATIRAIDKIDPFKRRSDPNVTLRTVGVSTMLSGLAGGLMIIPGGIKSTANIVVGGRTLWANAYYAAFMALFLWFGTELINRIPVTVLAALLIFVGWRLCAPVVVIRLWTIGREQILIAGACVIGTIATSNLLLGLLLGVVAKIVLLCRDVLMGLTLDPRFRAAQNETLPSALLASIKELFRDPVIRIGDGRVGLETLPVVTESGGHMKHPYKIYLSSVSCMNVMKLEERLELLLAQSQAQHTFLLIFRGYVVDHTAMEYVYYFRERCHEAGHRCVILGNERFVAHSKHALAYRVNQMHDSMAYV, encoded by the coding sequence TTGGATAAGATCCAACCTTCGAGAGACGAAAAACCGCCAAACGGGGTTCGTGGGCTGAAATACTGGCGTCATGATCTCCTCGCAGGGTTACAGGTCTCATTATTGGCGCTTCCACTATCACTCGGTATCGCACTCGCTTCCGGAGCCCCTCCCGTCGCGGCGGTGATGTCGGCCATCATTGCAGGCTTCGCGTTTCCGCTGCTTGGGGGCACGTATGTGACGATTGGTGGGCCAGCCGTGGGCTTGGCGCCGGCATCTCTGGCCGGTATGTTTGTCCTGGGACAAGGAAATGTGGACACGGGCTATCCGCTCTTTCTCGTGGCCGTCTGCCTCTCCGGAGCAATCCAGGTGTTGTTGAGCAGATACGACATCGGTCGTCTCGCAATGTATTTCCCGAGTTCCGTGCTGCAAGGGATGTTGATGGCTATCGGCGTATTGATTATCATCCAACAACTTCCCGCATTTCTTGGCCACTCAGGCTTCTATTATACGAGAGACATCTCGGAAGCCTTCCGCCGACTACCCGAGCAAATCCTAGACCTTAACATCGACGTGTTTAGCATCGGTCTCATCGGCCTCATCATTCTGTTCATCCTCAACAGCCCAATCCTGAATAAGTATCCATGGCTCAGAACCCAATCGCCCTTGCTCGTCGTCATATGGGGGGTAGTGGCCGGATGGGTGCTGCATATCCCCAATGAGAATCTCATCTCTGTCCCGACTGATATCCTGACCCAGGGGGTTCACTTCCCTGATTTCACCGCCGTCTTGGCACGGTCCGAATTGTGGTTTGGGCTCTTCACGACGGTCACCATTCTGACGCTGATCAATGCCACTGAGTCACTTGCAACGATCCGTGCGATCGATAAGATTGATCCCTTCAAGAGGAGGTCGGATCCCAATGTCACGCTGCGAACCGTGGGCGTGTCTACCATGCTCTCAGGTCTTGCCGGCGGGCTTATGATCATACCTGGGGGAATAAAGAGCACGGCCAACATCGTTGTTGGTGGGAGAACGCTGTGGGCTAACGCGTACTATGCCGCATTTATGGCCCTGTTCCTATGGTTTGGGACCGAACTGATCAATCGGATCCCTGTCACCGTCTTGGCGGCGTTGCTCATTTTTGTTGGCTGGCGACTATGTGCTCCGGTGGTCGTCATACGTTTATGGACGATTGGGAGAGAGCAGATTCTGATTGCCGGAGCCTGTGTGATAGGAACCATCGCCACTTCCAATCTCTTGTTGGGCCTGTTGCTCGGAGTTGTGGCGAAGATTGTCCTCCTGTGTCGCGACGTATTGATGGGCTTGACCCTCGATCCACGATTCCGTGCCGCACAAAACGAAACCCTCCCGTCCGCCCTCCTGGCCTCCATTAAAGAACTGTTCCGCGATCCCGTCATTCGCATCGGGGATGGTCGTGTCGGGCTGGAAACCTTGCCCGTCGTGACGGAATCAGGAGGGCATATGAAACATCCGTACAAGATTTACCTCTCATCGGTCAGCTGCATGAATGTCATGAAACTTGAGGAGCGACTCGAGCTTCTCCTGGCACAGAGCCAGGCACAACACACATTTCTCCTCATTTTTCGAGGATATGTCGTTGACCATACGGCTATGGAGTATGTGTATTATTTCAGGGAGCGTTGTCACGAGGCGGGCCATCGGTGCGTCATTTTGGGTAATGAACGATTTGTCGCGCATTCCAAGCATGCCCTGGCCTATCGAGTGAATCAGATGCATGACAGCATGGCGTATGTGTGA
- a CDS encoding CHASE3 domain-containing protein — protein MQTLYKFLNNLPILPKLLLIPAVPLLFLLLLGAMLSMDVLTFFHDEERLNERYLLQKTAAQYMRSVADLETAFLGYAITGHENYFEGFKQRQATLLAFERELSGKLPREEDQQFRELQKAVTKSVAEKERFVEAIKAGSPTEAVRYIQGGKSRDIMVDIRNWMKRFEEMEHQTTQQELSALNYDQIRTIFIILTGGVVTLALITLGLAAIAQSIAAPLVDLSKAVGSETGESIPNIPALERKDEIGELTRVMGAMSSRIRQDVEELQHSEYTLKKLNASLSASEAKYRGLVDHAPVGIVITKGVKVTFSNRYNQQLAGLDPDKEVAPATFLQRIHPADRNRVLMTFSQAVAEGRPCETIFRFVHDDGNVRKILSRHVPIMDLESSDIVYVGFNIDITALESLQVRLSRAENLATLGQVAAGIAHELRNPLVGIGSTAKVLLDDFEPSDVKRKEVEVILSETRRLDRIVNEIVDFARVRRIAPTRVDLTKLVEEVTKLLKVQLDQRHLALKTDVSAMINEIHADRDQLRQVLLNVVHNALEATSDGGPPIQITADELFREERPGIMIQVKDAGHGIAPELIGQIFQPFVTSGKRNGTGLGLAICKNIIEAHGGDIYASSEVGKGTILGIWMPLEQEPVSTKG, from the coding sequence ATGCAAACTCTTTACAAGTTTCTCAACAACCTTCCGATTCTTCCCAAGCTCCTGCTCATCCCTGCGGTTCCGCTGCTCTTTCTTCTCCTCTTGGGCGCGATGCTCTCGATGGACGTCCTCACATTTTTCCACGATGAAGAACGCCTGAATGAGCGCTATCTCCTTCAGAAGACGGCGGCGCAGTACATGCGCTCAGTGGCCGACCTGGAAACGGCATTTCTCGGATACGCCATTACCGGGCACGAAAATTACTTCGAAGGGTTTAAGCAAAGACAAGCGACGCTGCTTGCGTTTGAGAGAGAACTGTCCGGCAAACTTCCACGAGAGGAGGACCAGCAATTCAGGGAACTGCAGAAAGCCGTTACCAAATCGGTTGCGGAGAAGGAGCGATTCGTTGAAGCGATTAAGGCTGGATCCCCGACGGAAGCTGTTCGGTATATTCAAGGGGGGAAAAGCCGAGACATCATGGTTGATATCCGCAATTGGATGAAACGTTTTGAGGAAATGGAACATCAAACGACGCAACAGGAGCTGTCCGCGCTCAACTATGATCAGATCCGAACGATCTTCATCATATTGACCGGCGGGGTTGTAACTCTCGCGCTCATCACTCTGGGCCTTGCGGCCATTGCCCAATCAATTGCGGCTCCCCTGGTAGATCTCTCGAAGGCTGTGGGCTCTGAAACCGGCGAATCGATTCCGAACATTCCCGCGCTTGAGCGTAAAGACGAGATTGGGGAACTGACACGAGTGATGGGTGCGATGAGCTCACGAATCCGCCAAGATGTCGAAGAGCTCCAGCATTCGGAGTATACCCTCAAGAAATTGAATGCCTCCTTGTCGGCCTCGGAAGCAAAGTATCGAGGATTGGTGGACCATGCCCCTGTCGGTATTGTCATTACGAAAGGTGTGAAGGTCACCTTTAGCAATCGATATAATCAACAGTTAGCCGGACTTGATCCCGACAAGGAAGTTGCACCCGCTACATTCCTCCAACGTATTCATCCTGCCGACCGTAACCGCGTCCTGATGACCTTTTCTCAGGCCGTGGCCGAAGGGCGCCCCTGTGAAACAATTTTCCGGTTTGTCCATGACGACGGCAATGTACGAAAGATCTTAAGTCGGCACGTCCCCATCATGGATTTGGAATCGTCAGATATCGTCTATGTGGGCTTCAACATTGATATCACGGCTCTCGAAAGCCTGCAGGTTCGACTAAGTCGAGCGGAAAACTTGGCGACATTGGGGCAGGTTGCGGCAGGTATCGCGCATGAGCTCAGAAACCCTTTGGTCGGGATTGGGTCAACGGCCAAAGTGCTGTTGGATGACTTCGAGCCGTCCGATGTGAAGCGGAAGGAGGTTGAAGTTATCTTGTCGGAAACGCGCCGGTTGGATCGCATCGTCAATGAAATCGTGGACTTTGCCCGGGTTCGCCGAATCGCGCCGACTCGCGTTGACCTGACCAAATTGGTTGAAGAGGTGACGAAGTTGCTGAAGGTTCAGTTGGATCAGAGGCACCTCGCTCTCAAGACTGACGTCTCAGCCATGATCAACGAAATTCATGCGGACCGTGACCAACTGAGGCAAGTGCTTCTGAACGTCGTGCACAACGCATTGGAGGCAACCTCCGACGGAGGGCCTCCCATTCAGATTACGGCCGATGAATTATTCCGTGAAGAGCGGCCAGGTATCATGATTCAAGTAAAAGATGCTGGGCATGGGATTGCTCCTGA
- a CDS encoding sigma-54-dependent Fis family transcriptional regulator, translating to MQASIFVVDDQPAFRAALEKLLSRMQHRVRAFQSGEELLAAVEEDPPDLILLDLKMPGLDGIQVLEALRSKTRESLVVLLTAYGTVEDAVEAMKLGAFDFLIKTIDLDDVERVVTRAVEHIHLRRRIFYDQQHQAEPYNLGDLIADSPAMKAVVGQLQHLMQLPNVPVLLMGETGTGKEYLAKVIHHSSTRGKGPFVKISCTTLSPQRFERDLFGYERGAFAGAERRKLGLLDQVDTGTLFIDEIGDLDLSMQGKVVGIVQDQSYRRLGGTEDIVGDFRVIASSYRDLKAEVAAGRFREDLFYRLNVVPFVVPPLRNRTEDIIPLTKLFMTKYGLELGKEVTDIDPRAVKTLHQYPFPGNVRELQNMIERAMMLCVGRTLTPGDLPGAF from the coding sequence ATGCAGGCCAGTATTTTCGTCGTCGATGATCAGCCTGCCTTCCGAGCTGCGCTCGAGAAACTGCTCTCTCGCATGCAACATCGAGTGCGGGCCTTCCAATCCGGGGAGGAACTCCTTGCGGCTGTTGAGGAAGATCCTCCGGACCTGATCCTTCTGGATCTCAAAATGCCCGGGTTGGATGGCATCCAAGTTCTGGAAGCGCTTCGATCAAAGACACGGGAATCGCTCGTTGTTCTGTTGACGGCTTATGGGACAGTCGAGGATGCGGTCGAAGCAATGAAGCTCGGCGCGTTCGATTTTCTCATCAAGACCATTGATTTGGATGATGTGGAACGGGTGGTCACGCGGGCGGTCGAACATATTCACTTACGACGACGAATATTCTATGACCAGCAACATCAGGCAGAACCATACAACTTAGGTGACCTTATAGCGGACAGTCCCGCAATGAAGGCGGTGGTCGGGCAACTTCAGCATCTCATGCAATTACCCAACGTACCTGTTCTATTAATGGGAGAGACCGGAACTGGAAAAGAGTATTTAGCCAAAGTCATTCACCATAGTAGCACGCGCGGGAAAGGTCCGTTCGTGAAGATCAGTTGTACCACGCTCTCTCCTCAGCGGTTCGAGCGGGACCTATTCGGATACGAACGTGGGGCTTTCGCCGGGGCGGAACGGCGGAAGCTGGGCCTACTGGACCAAGTGGACACCGGCACCCTCTTTATTGATGAAATCGGGGATCTTGACTTGTCCATGCAGGGAAAAGTCGTTGGAATTGTGCAGGATCAATCTTATAGGAGACTGGGTGGAACTGAGGATATCGTCGGAGATTTTCGCGTCATTGCGTCGTCCTATCGGGACCTCAAGGCAGAAGTAGCGGCAGGCCGATTTCGAGAGGATCTCTTTTATCGTCTCAACGTCGTCCCATTCGTGGTACCGCCGCTCAGAAATCGTACAGAGGATATCATACCGCTCACCAAACTGTTTATGACGAAGTATGGTTTGGAACTCGGAAAGGAGGTCACTGACATCGATCCGAGAGCCGTGAAGACCCTTCACCAGTATCCGTTTCCTGGGAATGTGCGTGAACTCCAAAACATGATAGAACGGGCGATGATGTTGTGTGTGGGCCGAACCTTGACGCCAGGGGATCTTCCTGGGGCTTTTTAA
- a CDS encoding efflux transporter outer membrane subunit gives MKNQSYRHWFANEQSQTCARFSRLWGSTVLLAILSLPACGWFPAVNLAPKYEPPQYVVPDSWQGASPFVVAKPSDEVLRPDWWKLYDDPVLDRLIDQAMAANPDLQAAAERFVQARDIMMAARSEYFPRLSLEMGASHNRQSFDRLFRPENSPLQSSTVEPGGIASWEPDFWSRLRNAAQAEIYRAEERAAEYGLARLSLQAEIAANYFTVRGFDAQTAIYKQSIDLYKNTLDVVKTQFSGKIASALDVARVESLLYGTESRLARIEGQRQVAEQAIAVLINLTPDSFKLESVDELRVAKFGMPSALPSTLLERRPDIAMMERRMAEANRIIGIARAAFFPNVSFRLSGGFEEKGLDLIKIANSFWSYGAAFELPLFQSGYRRAQLQQSWSAYRETEDLYRMTVLKAFREVANNLSLTNRLTVAADRQDAAVGANFKTQNLTMQLYRGGLANSLEVIYAQLATLEARISSVEVKTELLKSSVELVRAFGGGWNRDQLPADDQIQPFGLFQYSDLDKPKPVGGIDVNVGEAAKPFHDLTKSPKP, from the coding sequence ATGAAAAACCAAAGTTATCGCCACTGGTTTGCCAACGAACAGTCCCAAACATGCGCCCGATTCTCACGGTTATGGGGCAGTACTGTCTTGCTGGCAATTTTGAGCCTGCCAGCTTGCGGCTGGTTTCCGGCCGTCAACCTTGCACCGAAGTATGAGCCGCCACAATACGTCGTTCCTGATTCTTGGCAGGGGGCGAGTCCCTTTGTCGTGGCAAAACCATCCGATGAAGTCCTTCGTCCGGATTGGTGGAAACTGTATGACGATCCGGTGCTCGATCGACTCATTGACCAGGCTATGGCGGCCAACCCTGATCTGCAGGCAGCGGCGGAACGGTTTGTCCAGGCTCGGGATATCATGATGGCGGCGCGGTCCGAGTATTTCCCGCGACTCAGTCTCGAGATGGGGGCTTCTCACAATAGGCAATCCTTCGATCGGCTCTTCCGTCCGGAGAACAGCCCGCTTCAGTCAAGCACCGTGGAACCAGGAGGTATCGCATCCTGGGAGCCTGATTTTTGGTCGCGTCTCCGCAATGCTGCCCAAGCTGAGATCTACCGCGCTGAGGAACGCGCGGCGGAATATGGCCTTGCGAGGCTGAGTCTGCAAGCCGAGATCGCGGCAAATTACTTTACCGTCCGTGGTTTCGATGCACAGACGGCGATCTATAAGCAGTCAATTGATCTCTACAAAAACACGCTCGATGTCGTCAAAACACAGTTTTCCGGTAAGATCGCCTCGGCCCTTGACGTGGCTCGTGTGGAATCTTTGCTGTACGGAACTGAGTCACGATTGGCGAGAATAGAAGGTCAACGCCAGGTCGCCGAACAGGCCATTGCCGTCCTGATCAATTTGACGCCGGATAGTTTCAAGCTTGAATCAGTAGATGAGCTTCGGGTTGCCAAGTTCGGAATGCCAAGCGCACTCCCTTCTACCCTGCTGGAGCGTCGACCGGATATCGCTATGATGGAGCGACGGATGGCGGAAGCGAACCGCATCATTGGCATTGCGAGAGCAGCCTTTTTCCCCAATGTTTCGTTCCGCCTCAGCGGAGGATTTGAAGAGAAGGGGCTAGATTTAATTAAAATTGCCAACAGTTTCTGGTCCTATGGAGCGGCGTTTGAGCTGCCATTATTCCAGAGTGGGTATCGTCGAGCCCAATTGCAACAGTCTTGGTCCGCCTATCGTGAAACAGAGGATCTCTACCGTATGACGGTCTTAAAAGCTTTTCGAGAGGTTGCGAACAACTTGTCGCTGACGAACCGATTGACGGTCGCGGCAGATCGGCAGGATGCAGCCGTGGGAGCGAATTTCAAAACACAGAATCTCACCATGCAACTTTATCGAGGCGGATTGGCCAATAGTTTGGAAGTGATTTATGCTCAGCTTGCCACGCTGGAGGCTCGCATCAGCTCAGTGGAAGTCAAGACGGAACTGCTGAAGTCTTCCGTCGAGCTCGTCCGTGCATTTGGTGGAGGATGGAATCGGGATCAACTGCCGGCCGACGATCAGATTCAGCCGTTCGGTCTGTTCCAATACTCCGACCTCGATAAGCCAAAGCCTGTAGGGGGAATCGATGTCAATGTTGGTGAAGCGGCAAAACCATTCCATGACCTCACGAAGTCTCCCAAGCCGTGA